A region of the Meles meles chromosome 18, mMelMel3.1 paternal haplotype, whole genome shotgun sequence genome:
TACATTGGGAGGCCACGTCAGTTGAAAGGGCGGCGGGAACTGAGGTTTGACAGTTGGCCTGTCACGATTCCGCGCACAGTGGGACTACCTGAGGAAGATTGGTTGGTGAAAGACAGCGGGGGGCCGGCCAGGATCCTCAGCAGCAGAAGCCCCTAGAGCAGGTTGGGGAGCAGCAGCTGGTCTAGCAACAGCTGGGGCGGCAGCAGCTGGACACACAGCAGCTGGGGCGGCAGCAGGTGGTCCTGCAGCAGGTGGTCTGGCAGCAGGTGGGGCGGCAGCAGCTGGAACCGCAGCAGGCGGGGCGgcagcagctggagccacagcagcTGGAACCACAGCAGGAGGGGCGGCAGCAGCTAGAGATGCAGCAGCTGGGCCTgcagcagctggagccacagGAGCTGGAGCCACAGCAGGAGGGGCGGCAGCAGGTGGACACACAGCAGCTGGGGCGGCAGCAGGTGGTCCTGCAGCAGGTGGTCTGGCAGCAGGTGGGGCGGCAGCAGCTAGAGATGCAGCAGCTGGGCCTgcagcagctggagccacagGAGCTGGAGCCACAGCAGGAGGGGTGGCAGCAGCTGGACACACAGCAGCTGGGGCGGCAGCAGGTGGTCCTGCAGCAGGTGGTCTGGCAGCAGGTGGGGCGGCAGCAGCTAGAGGTGCAGCAGCTGGGCCTGCAGCAGCTGGAGCCGCAGCAGGAGGGGCGGCAGCAGCTGGACACACAGCAGCTGGGGCGGCAGCAGGTGGTCTGGCAGCAGCTGGGGCGGCAGCAGGACTCCTCGCCACAGCCCTGGTCAGAGCAGACGGAGCCACAACAGGAGCTGGCCATGGTGTCAGAGGCTGGAGGTTCTGGGTGGGTTTCCAGGAAAGCGAAGGTCTTGAGTGTGGAAGTGTCTGTCCT
Encoded here:
- the LOC123929887 gene encoding keratin-associated protein 4-2-like isoform X1 produces the protein MASSCCGSVCSDQGCGEESCCRPSCCQTTCCRPSCCVSSCCRPSCCGSSCCRPSCCTSSCCRPTCCQTTCCRTTCCRPSCCVSSCCHPSCCGSSSCGSSCCRPSCCISSCCRPTCCQTTCCRTTCCRPSCCVSTCCRPSCCGSSSCGSSCCRPSCCISSCCRPSCCGSSCCGSSCCRPACCGSSCCRPTCCQTTCCRTTCCRPSCCVSSCCRPSCC
- the LOC123929887 gene encoding keratin-associated protein 4-4-like isoform X2, with product MASSCCGSVCSDQGCGEDCCTSSCCRPTCCQTTCCRTTCCRPSCCVSSCCHPSCCGSSSCGSSCCRPSCCISSCCRPTCCQTTCCRTTCCRPSCCVSTCCRPSCCGSSSCGSSCCRPSCCISSCCRPSCCGSSCCGSSCCRPACCGSSCCRPTCCQTTCCRTTCCRPSCCVSSCCRPSCC